The Archocentrus centrarchus isolate MPI-CPG fArcCen1 chromosome 18 unlocalized genomic scaffold, fArcCen1 scaffold_23_ctg1, whole genome shotgun sequence genome contains a region encoding:
- the LOC115775027 gene encoding transcription factor 7-like 2 — translation MNFMLESVINDLCDETTNPSPPPGLPAEPPASPQPAADSAIEELELEEMNFMLESLINELCVETANPSPPPALPAVPPASPQPAAESPPAIVQQFPPITAPPTTVPAHLYSQPVTGSQEQNLLYHWPVTSIPIAATAPPAAPVLPAAPSLPAAPANPNNNILQIPDSMLPYLRPVSVLNGVLVCDFIPPCPAVNTPTPKKRKRQDEQEEQHIKKPPNAFMIFLKEQRAKVKADMNISGNATLNAVMGERWKSLSSDQQAKYYEQADQERRLHAQKYPDWSAKVNYGKKRRGRRSSTCSSVSASEPGAIRPL, via the exons ATGAATTTTATGCTCGAGAGTGTCATAAACGACCTGTGTGATGAAACAACTAATCCTTCACCTCCACCTGGTTTGCCTGCTGAGCCACCCGCCTCccctcagccagcagcagacAGTGCCATTGAGGAACTGGAGTTGGAAGAGATGAATTTTATGCTGGAGAGTCTCATAAACGAACTGTGCGTTGAAACAGCCAAtccttcacctccacctgcttTGCCTGCTGTGCCACCCGCCTCCCCTCAGCCAGCTGCAGAGAGTCCTCCTGCAATTGTGCAACAATTTCCCCCAATTACTGCTCCCCCCACCACAGTGCCAGCTCACCTCTATAGTCAGCCGGTGACAGGTAGCCAGGAACAG AACCTGCTATATCATTGGCCTGTGACCAGCATTCCCATagcagccactgctcctcctgctgctcctgttctccctgctgctccttctctccctgctgctcctgcaaACCCA AATAACAACATACTGCAGATTCCAGACAGCATGTTGCCATACCTGCGTCCTGTCAGTGTATT gaACGGTGTGTTGGTGTGCGACTTCATTCCACCCTGTCCTGCAGTCAACACACCCACTCCAAA AAAGAGGAAGCGTCAGGACGAGCAGGAAGAGCAGCATATCAAGAAGCCACCAAACGCATTCATGATTTTTCTGAAGGAGCAGAGGGCAAAGGTTAAAGCAGATATGAACATCAGTGGGAATGCCACCCTTAATGCAGTCATGGGAGAGAGG TGGAAATCGCTGTCGTCGGACCAGCAGGCAAAGTACTATGAGCAGGCTGATCAAGAGAGAAGGCTCCATGCCCAAAAATACCCAGACTGGTCTGCCAAAGTTAACTAC ggcAAAAAGAGGAGGGGAAGGCGCAGCTCCACCTGCAGCTCAG tgtCTGCATCTGAACCGGGAGCCATTCGACCCCTTTAA